A DNA window from Mycolicibacter terrae contains the following coding sequences:
- a CDS encoding TetR/AcrR family transcriptional regulator — MPESGKGQRRIGAPDAKNRTLLLDAAEQLLVTAGAGAVSSRRVAEQAGLKHQLVHYYFRTMDDLFLAVFRRRGDQGLQEQAAVLESPQPLWALWRFNNDTAGTALTMQFIALANEREGLRAEIASYAERLRAEQIETVAGLLTRYGIDDEEFSATVLMVLMTSASRMLIIEQEALGMRLGHAETVEFVERWLRRLEGEPGDPAAGAATVSSGRAAH, encoded by the coding sequence ATGCCCGAATCGGGTAAGGGACAGCGCAGAATTGGGGCGCCTGACGCGAAGAACCGGACGCTGCTGCTCGACGCCGCGGAACAGCTTCTGGTGACCGCCGGCGCCGGTGCGGTCAGTTCGCGCCGGGTCGCCGAGCAGGCGGGCCTCAAACATCAACTCGTGCACTATTACTTCCGGACCATGGACGACCTGTTCCTGGCGGTGTTTCGCCGACGTGGTGATCAGGGTTTGCAAGAGCAGGCCGCGGTGCTGGAGTCGCCGCAGCCGCTGTGGGCGCTGTGGCGATTCAATAACGACACGGCGGGGACTGCGTTGACCATGCAGTTCATTGCCCTGGCCAACGAACGTGAGGGACTGCGAGCCGAGATCGCCAGCTACGCGGAACGGCTTCGCGCCGAACAGATCGAGACGGTGGCCGGGCTGCTGACGCGCTATGGGATCGACGACGAGGAGTTTTCGGCGACGGTGTTGATGGTGTTGATGACCAGTGCGTCGCGGATGCTGATCATCGAACAGGAGGCGCTGGGTATGAGACTGGGCCACGCCGAGACCGTCGAGTTCGTCGAGCGATGGCTGCGCCGACTCGAGGGCGAACCGGGAGACCCGGCCGCCGGCGCCGCCACAGTGTCGTCGGGGCGCGCGGCGCATTAA
- a CDS encoding enoyl-CoA hydratase/isomerase family protein, with amino-acid sequence MVDVELDEGLAVITIDRPQARNAIAPETMDQLDRALDAVAAARAVVITGAGDRAFVSGGDLKQLAAIRTEPDAAAMAWRMRTLCDRIAAFPAPVIAALNGHALGGGAEVAVAADIRIAAADVKIAFNQVSLAIMPAWGGAERLAALVGNSQALLLAGTGTMLDAPAAERIGLVNRVVPRESFEAEWRGLARSLANPSAGEIKRVLAGATADEAVAAFARLWVADEHWAAADRLQQGRAQR; translated from the coding sequence ATGGTTGATGTCGAGCTGGATGAAGGATTGGCGGTCATCACCATCGATCGTCCGCAAGCGCGCAACGCGATCGCCCCGGAGACGATGGATCAGCTCGATCGTGCGCTCGACGCGGTAGCCGCGGCACGGGCCGTGGTCATCACCGGCGCCGGCGACCGCGCCTTCGTCTCCGGCGGAGATCTCAAGCAACTCGCCGCAATCCGCACCGAACCGGACGCCGCCGCCATGGCCTGGCGGATGCGCACGCTGTGCGATCGGATCGCGGCTTTCCCGGCGCCGGTGATCGCCGCGCTGAACGGCCATGCGCTCGGGGGCGGCGCCGAGGTGGCGGTTGCCGCCGATATCCGGATCGCCGCCGCCGACGTCAAGATCGCCTTCAATCAGGTGTCGCTGGCGATCATGCCGGCCTGGGGCGGCGCCGAGCGCCTGGCCGCACTGGTTGGAAACAGTCAGGCGCTGTTGCTGGCCGGCACCGGCACCATGCTGGACGCCCCGGCGGCCGAACGGATCGGTCTGGTGAACAGGGTGGTGCCCCGGGAGTCGTTCGAGGCCGAATGGCGCGGCCTGGCACGGTCGCTGGCCAATCCGTCAGCGGGCGAGATCAAGCGGGTGCTGGCCGGCGCGACGGCCGACGAGGCGGTTGCGGCGTTCGCCCGGCTCTGGGTCGCCGATGAGCATTGGGCGGCCGCCGATCGCCTGCAGCAAGGCCGGGCGCAACGTTAA
- a CDS encoding AMP-binding protein, with product MRKIPDDLARHYEANGWWTRETLGDLLTACLSETPDGRFEVHSAVRPWRGTFGDVEQTARRLAAGLSARGVGPGDVVAFQLPNWMEAAATFWAAAFLGAVVVPIVHFYGPKELGYILAASKPRVFITAEKFGRMTFAPGLVADVPIIGVVGGSGGSVVGGSGGSVVGGSGGSVVDGSGGSSAGQRFEDLLAAEPMAGTLDTDPGAPALIAFTSGTTRNPKGVIHSHQTLCFETRQLLDNYPKDRGRQLTATPVGHFIGMVSAFLIPVLEGAPIDLADTWDPAQVLALMADEGVSIGGGPPYFVTSLLDHPDFTADHLCHIRHVGLGGSTVPAAVTRRLADLGIFVFRSYGSTEHPSITGSRPSAPEDKRLFTDGDVRPGVEIRLAPDGEILSRGPDLCLGYTDEALTEAAFDADGWYHTGDVGVLDADGYLTITDRKADVIIRGGENISAVEVEEVLLAMPAVAEAVVVAVPDARMGERAAAVVRVKPGCALPTMPELRAHFDGMGLAPQKWPEELHGVDDFPRTASGKVQKYVVRQNLADEVAPSAL from the coding sequence ATGCGAAAGATTCCGGACGACCTGGCGCGGCACTACGAGGCCAACGGGTGGTGGACCCGAGAGACCCTCGGTGACCTACTCACGGCGTGCCTCTCCGAGACACCCGACGGCCGGTTCGAGGTGCACTCCGCGGTTCGCCCGTGGCGTGGCACCTTCGGCGACGTGGAGCAAACCGCGCGCCGGCTGGCGGCCGGACTGTCTGCCCGGGGCGTCGGCCCCGGAGATGTGGTGGCGTTCCAACTGCCCAACTGGATGGAGGCCGCGGCGACCTTCTGGGCCGCGGCATTCCTGGGGGCGGTGGTGGTGCCGATCGTGCATTTCTACGGGCCCAAGGAACTGGGCTACATCCTGGCGGCCAGCAAACCGCGGGTGTTCATCACCGCCGAGAAGTTCGGGCGGATGACGTTCGCGCCCGGACTTGTCGCCGATGTCCCGATCATCGGGGTGGTGGGCGGGAGCGGCGGGAGTGTGGTGGGCGGGAGCGGCGGGAGTGTGGTGGGCGGGAGCGGCGGGAGTGTGGTGGACGGCAGCGGCGGAAGCTCTGCCGGACAGCGCTTCGAAGACCTACTGGCCGCCGAGCCGATGGCGGGCACGCTCGACACCGACCCCGGTGCGCCGGCGCTGATCGCGTTCACCTCTGGGACCACCCGAAATCCCAAGGGCGTCATCCACAGTCACCAGACGCTCTGCTTCGAGACGCGTCAGCTGCTCGACAACTACCCCAAGGACCGCGGTCGGCAGCTGACCGCGACGCCGGTCGGGCACTTCATCGGGATGGTTTCGGCGTTTCTGATCCCGGTGCTCGAGGGCGCGCCGATCGACCTCGCCGATACCTGGGATCCTGCGCAGGTGCTGGCCTTGATGGCCGACGAGGGGGTGTCGATCGGCGGCGGGCCGCCGTATTTCGTCACTAGTTTGCTCGATCACCCGGATTTCACCGCCGATCACCTGTGTCATATCCGCCACGTCGGGCTGGGTGGATCGACGGTGCCCGCGGCGGTCACCCGCCGGCTGGCGGATCTGGGCATCTTCGTGTTCCGGTCCTACGGCAGCACCGAACACCCCTCGATCACCGGTTCGCGGCCGAGCGCCCCGGAGGACAAGCGACTGTTCACCGACGGCGACGTGCGGCCCGGTGTGGAGATCCGGTTGGCTCCCGACGGGGAGATTCTCAGTCGTGGCCCCGATCTGTGCCTCGGCTATACCGACGAGGCCTTGACCGAGGCGGCCTTCGATGCCGACGGCTGGTATCACACCGGCGACGTCGGCGTGCTCGACGCCGACGGCTATCTGACCATCACCGACCGTAAGGCCGACGTGATCATCCGCGGCGGCGAGAACATCAGTGCCGTCGAGGTCGAAGAGGTCTTGTTGGCGATGCCTGCGGTCGCCGAGGCGGTGGTGGTCGCGGTGCCCGACGCCCGGATGGGGGAGCGGGCGGCGGCGGTCGTCCGCGTCAAGCCCGGATGCGCGTTGCCGACGATGCCGGAGCTGCGGGCGCATTTCGATGGTATGGGATTGGCGCCACAGAAGTGGCCGGAGGAACTCCACGGAGTCGACGACTTCCCGCGCACCGCCAGCGGCAAGGTGCAGAAGTACGTGGTGCGGCAGAACCTCGCGGACGAGGTTGCACCGAGCGCGTTGTGA
- a CDS encoding amidohydrolase family protein encodes MGQLSHRVEIPFPLFDADNHLYEPPEALTKYLPKEYKDIVQYVEIKGRTKIAIRGQISEYIPNPTFSVVAKPGAWEEYFKFGNPEGKTRRELFGEPMKSIPAFFEPAPRLALMDELGIDRALMIPTLASLIEERLRDDPVAIHVIIHALNQWLDEVWGFNYKNRIFTTPVITLPIVEKAIEELDWVVARGARAILIRPAPVPGFRGPRSFALPEFDPFWARCVEHDVFVAMHSSDSGYSRYTSEWDGTSQEMLPFQTNAMAILNEWRPIQDAVASWVIHGALFRHPKLKVGIIEAGSKWMAPLLESMAEVYKKAPEAFPANPMEEIKKRIYVSPFYEDGIDDLIKLIGVDQVLYGSDWPHPEGLGEPTHYVTALSHLSVEDQAKIMGGNLSRLVTA; translated from the coding sequence ATGGGTCAACTGTCACATCGCGTCGAGATCCCATTCCCGTTGTTCGACGCCGACAACCACCTCTATGAACCGCCGGAGGCGCTGACCAAGTACCTGCCCAAGGAGTACAAGGACATCGTCCAGTACGTGGAGATCAAGGGGCGCACCAAGATCGCCATCCGCGGTCAGATCAGTGAGTACATCCCGAACCCCACGTTCTCGGTGGTGGCCAAGCCGGGCGCCTGGGAGGAGTACTTCAAGTTCGGCAATCCCGAGGGCAAGACCAGGCGTGAACTCTTCGGCGAGCCGATGAAGTCGATTCCGGCGTTCTTCGAACCCGCGCCGCGCCTGGCCCTGATGGATGAACTGGGCATCGACCGGGCGCTGATGATCCCGACGTTGGCCAGTCTGATCGAGGAGCGGTTGCGCGACGATCCGGTGGCGATCCACGTCATCATCCACGCGCTCAACCAGTGGCTCGACGAGGTGTGGGGCTTCAACTACAAGAACCGCATCTTCACCACGCCGGTGATCACCCTGCCGATCGTCGAGAAAGCCATCGAGGAGTTGGACTGGGTCGTCGCGCGCGGCGCCCGCGCCATCCTGATCCGCCCGGCACCGGTGCCGGGCTTCCGCGGCCCGCGCTCCTTCGCCCTGCCCGAATTCGACCCGTTCTGGGCCCGCTGCGTCGAGCACGACGTGTTCGTCGCAATGCACTCGTCGGACAGCGGCTACTCCCGCTACACCTCGGAGTGGGACGGCACCAGCCAGGAGATGCTGCCGTTCCAGACCAATGCCATGGCGATCCTCAACGAGTGGCGCCCGATCCAGGATGCAGTGGCCTCCTGGGTGATCCACGGCGCGCTGTTCCGCCACCCGAAGCTCAAGGTGGGCATCATCGAGGCGGGCTCGAAGTGGATGGCCCCGCTGCTGGAATCGATGGCCGAGGTGTACAAGAAGGCCCCCGAGGCCTTCCCGGCCAATCCGATGGAAGAGATCAAGAAACGGATCTACGTCAGCCCGTTCTATGAGGACGGCATCGACGACCTGATCAAGCTGATCGGGGTGGACCAGGTGCTCTACGGCTCGGACTGGCCGCACCCGGAGGGGCTGGG